A region of Ignavibacteriota bacterium DNA encodes the following proteins:
- a CDS encoding PAS domain S-box protein — MNKMTSKLINNIVNLEFIEFVFNNSNDIFWIIDQSFRLVFISPAIESITGYTKEEFILLSKEQKYTETTIDKLNRIYELVSTTKLQDGAFDNIQIEYISKSGEIVLVEVKGNIIYDEYGIFRGIYGISKKISEELKLQNELLIEKERNSIARQFTSNILGLVGHEFITPLNGILGFTKILSKNAHSDDESDMLNDIYHSAQRLNAALNSVVTLAAIESNQLQIENIDVDLYEILNNLKNTFQPIIEIKKIEFDINIDISVKGLVTDENCLYQILYQLIDNAIKFTDEGNICVNIIGTKINDKEFIEISVEDSGIGISDSKFDTIFEPFRQISEGHDRHYEGLGLGLSTAKRLVDKLNGFISVSSTKGSGSIFSVFFPKYADISFK, encoded by the coding sequence ATGAATAAAATGACAAGTAAGTTAATTAACAATATTGTAAATCTTGAATTTATTGAATTTGTGTTTAATAATTCTAATGATATTTTCTGGATTATTGACCAAAGTTTCAGGCTGGTTTTTATAAGTCCTGCAATAGAGAGTATCACAGGTTATACAAAAGAGGAATTTATACTGCTTTCCAAAGAACAAAAATACACAGAAACCACAATAGATAAGCTTAATAGAATTTATGAACTTGTTTCAACTACAAAATTACAGGACGGAGCTTTTGATAATATTCAGATTGAGTATATCTCAAAATCGGGTGAAATTGTTCTGGTCGAGGTTAAAGGAAATATTATCTATGATGAATACGGGATATTTAGAGGAATTTATGGTATCAGCAAGAAAATATCTGAAGAATTAAAATTACAAAATGAGCTTCTAATTGAGAAAGAAAGAAATTCTATAGCCAGACAATTTACTTCAAATATACTTGGTTTAGTTGGTCATGAATTTATAACTCCCTTAAATGGTATTTTAGGTTTTACAAAAATATTATCAAAAAATGCACATTCGGATGATGAATCTGATATGCTTAATGACATATATCACTCAGCCCAAAGATTAAATGCGGCTTTGAATTCAGTTGTAACATTAGCAGCTATTGAAAGTAATCAACTTCAAATTGAAAATATTGATGTTGATTTATATGAAATTCTGAATAATTTGAAAAATACTTTTCAGCCAATTATTGAAATCAAGAAAATTGAATTTGATATTAATATTGATATCTCTGTAAAAGGTCTTGTTACTGATGAAAATTGCCTTTATCAAATTCTTTATCAATTAATAGACAATGCTATTAAATTTACTGATGAAGGTAATATTTGTGTAAATATAATTGGAACAAAAATTAACGACAAAGAATTCATTGAAATATCAGTCGAAGATTCAGGGATTGGTATAAGTGACTCTAAATTTGATACAATTTTCGAACCTTTCCGACAAATCAGCGAAGGACACGACCGACATTATGAAGGGCTTGGACTTGGTCTGTCAACAGCAAAAAGGCTGGTTGACAAGCTCAATGGGTTTATTAGCGTATCAAGCACAAAAGGAAGTGGCTCAATATTTTCAGTATTTTTTCCGAAATATGCAGATATTTCATTTAAGTAG